Proteins encoded within one genomic window of Gammaproteobacteria bacterium:
- a CDS encoding SDR family oxidoreductase: MTGEKAMAAEATVLITGSGRGLGVALVREFASHGWNVLATARRPEAAMELAALARANPRIVVETLDVTSVTSMQALAARLRGQPIDVLFNNAALLGDRHDEGNRRQQLGQLDEALFAQVMRTNVFGPLKLSETLLDNVLAGSRRRIVALTSGLGSLAMMGQMSRFYYYQMSKAALNMGFRALRHDLQPRGITVALLAPGMVATDMLAESGYRGEALSPAASAAGLYKLVEALTPADPGLPVNVDGKVIPW; the protein is encoded by the coding sequence GTGACGGGGGAGAAGGCGATGGCGGCAGAGGCGACGGTGCTCATCACCGGCTCCGGCCGGGGTCTGGGCGTGGCGCTGGTGAGGGAATTCGCCAGCCATGGCTGGAACGTGCTGGCGACCGCGCGCCGGCCGGAGGCCGCGATGGAACTGGCGGCGCTGGCCCGCGCCAACCCGAGGATCGTCGTCGAGACGCTGGATGTGACAAGTGTCACCAGCATGCAGGCGCTCGCGGCCAGACTCCGCGGACAGCCGATCGACGTGCTGTTCAACAACGCCGCGCTGCTCGGCGACCGGCACGACGAAGGCAACCGCAGGCAGCAGCTCGGCCAGCTCGACGAAGCGCTGTTCGCGCAGGTGATGCGCACCAATGTCTTCGGCCCGCTCAAGTTGTCGGAGACGCTGCTGGACAACGTGCTGGCCGGCAGCCGGCGCAGGATCGTCGCGCTGACCAGCGGCCTCGGCTCGCTGGCGATGATGGGGCAGATGTCGCGCTTCTATTATTACCAGATGAGCAAGGCGGCGCTGAACATGGGGTTCCGCGCGCTGCGCCATGACCTGCAGCCCCGCGGCATCACCGTGGCGCTGCTGGCGCCCGGCATGGTGGCCACCGACATGCTGGCCGAGTCGGGCTACCGTGGCGAGGCGCTGTCGCCGGCCGCGAGCGCCGCGGGCCTGTACAAGCTGGTGGAAGCGCTGACGCCCGCGGATCCGGGCCTGCCGGTCAACGTCGACGGCAAGGTGATTCCCTGGTGA
- a CDS encoding tannase/feruloyl esterase family alpha/beta hydrolase: MPDARHALATARHGPRAGIAGWLLPAFVLVHQAAAGPALSAAVPDPVEPTLADACAVLAVLDFGTDVAAGAKLAAGLLPAAGDLPERCRVTGTAASGSGFEAWLPVEDWNRKLLVTGCPDRCGSIQAGQMEDAAARGYVTATTDGYRAIHATVALARALAEAFYGGEPLHAYFRGCSIGGHQALVAVSRHPDDFDGIIAGAPLEPDRDPASETGPAMDAAAAGPDADLTAFAARDGRLILYQGAADEIVPPARTLAYWKEAARASGGAAELARFARLFMLPDVQHCGGGPGAGDVDYLSAIERWVETDEAPEMLIATRSTDSLPVTRHQRRFPVTGAVLLRRPLFPYPAEARYSGQGDVLDPLSYQRVVPASTTLPAAAP, from the coding sequence ATGCCTGATGCCCGCCATGCCCTGGCCACGGCCCGTCACGGGCCGCGGGCAGGCATTGCCGGGTGGCTGCTGCCGGCATTCGTCCTCGTTCACCAGGCCGCCGCCGGGCCCGCCCTGTCCGCGGCCGTCCCTGATCCGGTGGAGCCCACGCTCGCCGACGCCTGCGCCGTGCTCGCGGTGCTGGACTTCGGCACCGACGTGGCGGCCGGTGCGAAGCTCGCAGCCGGACTGCTGCCGGCTGCCGGTGATCTGCCCGAGCGCTGCCGCGTCACCGGCACGGCGGCGTCCGGGAGCGGATTCGAGGCCTGGCTGCCGGTGGAGGACTGGAACCGCAAGCTGCTGGTGACGGGCTGTCCTGACCGCTGCGGCAGCATCCAGGCGGGGCAGATGGAGGATGCGGCAGCGCGCGGCTACGTCACGGCCACCACCGACGGTTACCGCGCCATCCACGCCACCGTCGCCCTGGCCCGTGCCCTCGCGGAGGCCTTCTACGGCGGCGAACCGCTGCATGCGTACTTCCGCGGCTGCTCCATCGGTGGCCACCAGGCCCTGGTTGCCGTCTCGCGCCATCCCGACGACTTCGACGGCATCATCGCCGGAGCACCCCTCGAACCCGATCGCGATCCGGCCAGTGAAACGGGCCCGGCCATGGACGCCGCCGCCGCAGGACCCGATGCCGACCTCACGGCGTTCGCGGCGCGTGATGGCCGGCTGATCCTCTACCAGGGCGCGGCGGACGAAATCGTGCCGCCCGCCCGGACGCTCGCCTACTGGAAGGAGGCGGCCCGCGCCAGCGGCGGGGCCGCCGAACTGGCACGCTTTGCGCGCCTGTTCATGCTGCCGGACGTGCAGCACTGCGGCGGCGGGCCCGGGGCGGGCGATGTCGACTACCTCAGTGCCATCGAACGCTGGGTGGAAACCGACGAAGCGCCGGAGATGCTGATCGCCACGCGCTCCACGGACAGCCTGCCCGTCACCCGTCACCAGCGCCGGTTTCCGGTGACCGGTGCGGTGCTGCTGCGCCGGCCGCTGTTCCCCTATCCGGCCGAAGCCCGCTACTCCGGCCAGGGGGATGTGCTCGATCCGCTGAGCTACCAGCGCGTGGTGCCGGCATCCACTACATTGCCGGCAGCGGCACCGTGA
- a CDS encoding M48 family metallopeptidase, translating to MTGARLLLLAAALLLAACATNIAGRKQLMLVSEQSAIAQSKQAYVQTMSKLDSEGKLVTDPKIVKRINTITGRLIAQAIQYRPETAKWDWSVRIIDDPKTVNAWCMAGGRMAIYTGLIQKLDPTDDELAQVMAHEISHALLNHTAERMSMAIAAQLGAVATGVATESSANMVGAAALAQLGLLLPNSRQSEAEADRVGIEIAAKAGYDPHAAVTLWQKMAKAGGNGPPQFLSTHPSPANRQQALAALVPKMMPYYEQKGPRPVYALSASPDAPAGPKATAR from the coding sequence ATGACGGGTGCCCGCTTGCTGCTGCTTGCGGCAGCGTTGCTGCTTGCGGCCTGCGCCACCAACATCGCCGGCCGCAAGCAGCTGATGCTGGTGTCGGAGCAGTCGGCGATCGCGCAGTCGAAGCAGGCCTACGTGCAGACCATGAGCAAGCTCGACTCCGAGGGCAAGCTGGTCACCGACCCGAAGATCGTCAAGCGCATCAACACCATCACCGGGCGACTCATCGCCCAGGCAATCCAGTACCGGCCGGAAACGGCGAAATGGGACTGGAGCGTGCGCATCATCGATGATCCGAAGACCGTCAATGCCTGGTGCATGGCCGGGGGGCGCATGGCGATCTACACCGGCCTGATCCAGAAGCTGGATCCGACCGACGACGAACTCGCCCAGGTCATGGCCCACGAGATCAGCCACGCGCTGCTGAACCACACTGCCGAGCGCATGTCGATGGCGATTGCCGCGCAGCTTGGCGCGGTCGCCACCGGCGTGGCCACGGAAAGCAGCGCCAACATGGTCGGCGCCGCAGCCCTGGCACAGCTCGGCCTGCTGCTGCCGAACAGCCGGCAGTCAGAGGCCGAAGCCGACCGGGTCGGCATCGAGATCGCCGCCAAGGCGGGCTATGACCCGCACGCCGCAGTGACACTGTGGCAGAAGATGGCCAAGGCCGGCGGCAACGGCCCGCCGCAGTTCCTGAGCACGCACCCGAGCCCGGCCAACCGGCAGCAGGCGCTGGCCGCGCTGGTGCCGAAGATGATGCCCTACTACGAGCAGAAGGGCCCGCGCCCGGTGTATGCCCTGTCGGCCTCGCCGGATGCACCGGCGGGCCCGAAGGCGACGGCGAGGTGA
- a CDS encoding outer membrane beta-barrel protein has protein sequence MKNSLRLPTLAAAIAGLSLVSGTSQAQVFFGGTAGRSSIDDYEFGTTDTNRHQDDSDTAWSLFVGYQWNPYFATTIAYTDLGSLQASGTIDGGEGGGGSIGYTDKISATAMDVSAIGILPFSTFASEDSFIGRFSLFAEVGLSLWDQDVNCVACDGGSDFKGGDTGSSVLLGGGLSMRVTEGLRLHARYASYPDIGNRDPHDTGHEQDWDFWGIGATWSIR, from the coding sequence ATGAAGAACTCTCTCCGCTTGCCGACCCTGGCCGCTGCCATCGCGGGCCTGAGCCTCGTCTCGGGTACCAGCCAGGCGCAGGTCTTCTTCGGCGGTACCGCCGGCCGCAGCAGCATCGACGACTACGAGTTCGGCACCACTGACACCAACCGCCACCAGGACGACAGCGACACCGCCTGGAGCCTGTTCGTCGGCTACCAGTGGAACCCATACTTCGCCACCACCATCGCCTACACGGACCTCGGCTCCCTGCAGGCCTCGGGCACCATCGACGGTGGTGAAGGCGGTGGCGGTTCCATCGGTTACACCGACAAGATTTCGGCGACGGCCATGGATGTCTCGGCCATCGGCATCCTGCCGTTCAGCACCTTTGCCAGCGAAGATTCGTTCATCGGCCGCTTCTCGCTGTTTGCCGAGGTCGGGCTCTCGCTCTGGGACCAGGACGTCAACTGCGTGGCCTGCGACGGCGGCTCGGACTTCAAGGGTGGCGATACCGGCAGCAGCGTACTGCTCGGCGGTGGCCTGAGCATGCGCGTCACCGAGGGCCTGCGCCTGCACGCCCGCTATGCCAGCTACCCGGACATCGGCAACCGCGATCCCCATGACACCGGCCACGAGCAGGACTGGGATTTCTGGGGCATCGGCGCCACCTGGTCCATCCGCTAG
- a CDS encoding methyltransferase type 12, protein MPMQPDKRLAFFQGFLREPQQVASVIPSSRFLERRLVNISGARQASTVVELGPGTGGTTRALLRALPSSSRLLAIEIDPHFASLLREEVRDPRLTVECASAADIGPLLARHRLPAPESVVSGIPFSTMPMRIGQAILRAVRGSLASGGRFVAYQFRDRVAVLGREILGEPEVDVELLNVPPMRVYCWRKARG, encoded by the coding sequence ATGCCGATGCAACCCGACAAGCGCCTCGCCTTCTTCCAGGGGTTCCTGCGCGAGCCCCAGCAGGTGGCCTCGGTCATCCCGAGCTCGCGGTTCCTCGAGCGGCGCCTGGTGAACATCAGCGGCGCACGCCAGGCCAGCACCGTGGTGGAGCTCGGGCCCGGCACCGGCGGCACCACGCGCGCGCTGCTGCGTGCCCTGCCCTCGTCCTCACGGCTGCTGGCCATCGAGATCGATCCGCATTTCGCCAGCCTGCTGCGCGAGGAGGTCCGCGATCCCCGCCTGACGGTCGAGTGCGCGAGCGCGGCCGACATCGGCCCGCTGCTGGCTCGTCACCGGTTGCCGGCGCCGGAGTCGGTGGTCTCGGGCATTCCCTTCTCCACCATGCCGATGCGCATCGGCCAGGCCATCCTGCGCGCGGTGCGCGGCTCGCTGGCCTCGGGCGGGCGCTTCGTCGCCTATCAGTTCCGCGACCGCGTCGCGGTGCTGGGACGCGAGATCCTCGGCGAGCCGGAGGTGGACGTGGAGCTGCTGAACGTGCCGCCGATGCGCGTCTATTGCTGGCGCAAGGCACGCGGCTGA